A stretch of Castanea sativa cultivar Marrone di Chiusa Pesio chromosome 2, ASM4071231v1 DNA encodes these proteins:
- the LOC142623260 gene encoding putative clathrin assembly protein At4g40080 — translation MGHTTKMRDIIGLIKDKASQSKATLLSKPSNLSLQLALLRATNHDPFNPPNDKDIATILSYGHSSRATASTAIEAIMDRLQSTGNSSVALKCLITVHHIVKYGSFILQDQLSVYPSNGGRNYLKLSNFRDNSSSISWELSSWVRWYAKYVETLLFVSRVLGFFLASSSNTIEKDNQEEKISSFMNKDLLKEIVALVGLMEEICKRPDCLHVEGTIKLVNKVMGFVGEDYLSAINEVTVRVSEFKERLSGLSFGDSVELVCALKRLEDCKERLLVLSTGKKSLMESFWGLVSEVKDRVGADMVSKDEGKLVNWVRREKVSESARFGERVLISGDSVGFPSRRPRQGSFSYSRELMESYSLI, via the coding sequence atgggACACACAACAAAGATGAGAGATATCATAGGCCTAATCAAAGATAAGGCTTCCCAAAGCAAAGCAACCCTACTCTCAAAACCCAGCAACCTCTCTCTACAACTAGCTCTCCTACGCGCCACCAACCACGACCCTTTCAACCCTCCTAATGATAAAGACATCGCCACCATCCTCTCCTATGGTCACAGCTCACGCGCCACCGCTTCCACCGCAATAGAAGCCATCATGGACCGGTTACAGAGCACCGGTAACTCCTCCGTGGCCCTCAAGTGCCTCATCACCGTCCATCACATCGTCAAGTACGGTAGCTTCATCCTCCAAGATCAGCTTTCCGTGTACCCTTCTAATGGTGGAAGAAACTACCTCAAACTCTCCAACTTTCGAGACAATTCCAGCTCCATATCCTGGGAGCTCTCTTCATGGGTCAGATGGTACGCAAAATATGTAGAAACTCTCTTGTTTGTTTCtagggttttgggtttctttCTTGCTTCTTCTTCGAACACCATAGAGAAAGATAATCAGGAAGAAAAAATTTCATCGTTTATGAACAAGGATTTGCTTAAAGAGATTGTTGCTTTGGTGGGTTTGATGGAAGAGATTTGTAAAAGACCAGATTGTTTACATGTGGAAGGTACCATTAAATTGGTAAATAAGgttatgggttttgttggtgAGGATTATCTATCAGCAATAAACGAGGTTACGGTACGAGTCAGCGAGTTTAAAGAGAGGCTGAGTGGTCTGAGTTTTGGTGACTCGGTCGAGCTGGTTTGCGCTCTGAAAAGGTTAGAGGATTGTAAAGAGAGACTGTTGGTGTTGTCAACTGGAAAAAAGTCATTGATGGAGAGCTTTTGGGGTTTGGTAAGCGAGGTTAAGGATCGAGTTGGGGCAGACATGGTGTCCAAAGATGAGGGTAAGCTGGTCAATTGGGTGAGAAGAGAGAAGGTGAGCGAGTCAGCTCGGTTTGGTGAACGTGTTCTGATTTCGGGGGACTCAGTCGGATTTCCTTCAAGAAGGCCCAGACAGGGTTCATTTTCTTATTCTAGAGAGCTGATGGAATCGTATTCTTTGATATAA